In the Vidua chalybeata isolate OUT-0048 chromosome 28, bVidCha1 merged haplotype, whole genome shotgun sequence genome, CACCCCACCCCGGCACCCCCCAGATTTCCCCCCCAGAGCACCCACCTGGGCGCGGAGGCGGCGCGGGGTCCCGGCGGGGCCGCTGCCGAGGTGCCGGAGGCGCACGGCGCTCTCCGGGGACAGGAATTGCTGCTCCACGCTGATGGTGCCGCTGAGGCTCTGCACCTGCCCGGCCGCATCAGGGTTtgccgtgcctcagtttccccggggtggggtggggggatcGGCACAGCCTCTCGGGGTGGGGAAATCAGGGCCGCCTACCTGGTGGGGAGCCCCGGCGGGGACCAGCACGGCGTCCcccgggagctgcaggaggctcCAGCCGCTCACCCCGCACTCgtcccgcagccgccgccgcagcGCGGGGTCCAGGTAACGCCCGGGGGGCTCCGCCGTGGCCGCCCCCTCCTGCCCCGGCTCCGGCGCTGCCTGTGGGGTGCCAGGGGTGAGCGGAGCCGGGGGctggagcggggccgggggtggTGGCACCCACCTTGCGCAGGAAATCGCGGATCCGCGCGGCGTCCTCGGCGCGGAAGATGTGCCACAGGGCGCCGGGCCCGCCGCTCTCCCCGAGCCGCTCCCGCTGCGGCGCCTCCAGCTCGTCCGCGTCcgctggcaggagcagctctgcggGCACACAGGGGTCAGCGGGATCCCGGGGGGCACGGGGTGGGCATGGGGGGACCCGCAGCCCGGCCCGTACCCCGCGGTGCCGGCGCTGCGTGCGCCAGGACGCTGATGGAGTCGAGCGCTTCCACCGTCAGGTTTTTGGTGCCAAAGTTCCGCTCCTGCGGACGCACGCCTGGAAGGGGATTGGGGATTGGCGCGGCCGAGGGGAGCCCGGTGCCCCCCAAAGCCTCAGTGTCCCCCAAAACCCGGGTAACCACCAAAACCCGGGTGACCCCAAAGCCCCGGTGCTCCCCAAAGCCCCGGTGTCCCTAAAAGCCCCggtgccccccaaacccccgtGCTCCCCGAAGCCCCGGTGCCTCCTAAAAGCCCCGCTGCCTCCCAAAGCCCTGGTACACCCCAAAGCCCAGGGTACCCCCCAAAGCCCGGGTGACCGCAAACCCGGCTGCCACCCAAAGCCCCGGGTACCCCCAAACCCGGGTGACCCCAaagccccggtgtccccaaaaGCCCCGGGTACCTCCCAAAGCCAGGGTGCTGCCCAAAGCCCCGGAGCCCCCAAAGCTCTGGCTGCCCCCCAGGACCCGGGTGCCAACCAAAGCCCCGGTGCCCCCCAAAGCCCTGGTGGCCTCCAAAGCCCCAGTGCCTCCTTAAGCCCCGGTGCCCCCCAAAAGCctgggtgaccccaaacccaggTGCCCTCCAAAGCCCCGGGTGCCCCCCAAATCCTCGGAGCCCCCAAAGCTCCGGCTGCCCCCCAGAACCCGGCTGCCCCCCAAAGCCCCGGTGTCCCTAAAAGCCCCGGTGCCCCCCAAAAGCctgggtgaccccaaacccGGGTGCCTCCCGAAGCCCCGGGTACCCCCCAAAGCCCCGGAGCCCCCAGAGCTCCGGCTGCCCCCCAGAGCCCGAGTGCCCCCCAGAGCCCGGCTGCCCCCCAAAGCCCCGGTACCGCTCTCACCGTAGGCCACGCAGACGCGCGGGCGCAGCCAGCGCTGGCCCCGCTGGCCCCGCAGGTAGGTGGCCAGGTTGAGGCGGCCGCTGGCGCCGCAGTACTCGGGCAGGGGCAGGCTGGCCCGCAGGTTGGTGGCCCTGTGGCGCAGGGGGGTGCGGTGACACTCAGGACCCCCCCACAACCCCACTGAGCCCCGCTGGTCAAGCCAGCTGGCGTGGGGAGGGGACATCGGGGTGATGGCACCCCGTGCTGTCACCCACCGGTTCAGCTCCgtgtccccaaagccactcTCCAGCTTCAGCAGGTCCCcgctgctctgctcctgctcgGGGCACGCTGTGGGAGAGAGCCCGGTGCCACATCAGGCACGGAGCCAGGGGtgcacagcctggctcccctCACGCCTCACCCCAAAATCACGCCGGGGACCCCACGGACTCCTCGTCCCCTCACCTGTGCTGGCGGCAAAGCCACCCCAAAACTCCCGGCTGCTCATCCGCACGCGGCTCCGCGGTGCCCGCAGGTTCACcgcctccacctcctcctcctcctgtcccGAGGGCTGGAAGGATTCGGGCGCCCACAGCCGCGGCTCCAGCCTCTTCTGCAGCCCTGaaaccagcacaggctgccgGGGCAGCCAGGGCTCAGTGGGGAAGCTGGGGGGCTCCCGGCTGTCCCCCCAGCCGCAcggacggggggggggggctcacCTGGCCCTGCCTCCAGTGCTCCTGGAACAGTTTGTAGTCGCTGGCGTGGCCGGGGTcgtgcagccagagcagcccgCTGGGCGCCAGGATGCAGTGGGATGCGGGGGGGTCCGGCGAGCCGGGGGGGCTCAGCTCGGCGCCCGCCTGCCTCTCCTGGATCTTCTTCTCCACCACGCGGGCGATGATGCTGTCCAGGATGCTGGTCAGGCGATTatcctggggggggggggacgtGATTGGGGAGCCCCTCAGCCCACGCGGACCCCCCCAACCTCAACAGAGCGGGGTGGGCAGCGGGGCAcggggtgggcagcagggcacggggtgggcagcagggcacgGGGTGGGCCAGCAGGGCAcggggtgggcagcagggcacggggtgggcagcagggcatGGGGTGGGCCAGCAGGGCACGGGAGGGGCCAGCAGGGCAcggggtgggcagcagggcacggggtgggcagcagggcatGGGGTGGGCCAGCAGGGCACGGGAGGGGCCAGCAGGGCAcgggaggggcagcagggcacGGGAGGGGCCAGCAGGGCACGGGAGGAGCCAGCAGGGCACGGGAGGGGCCAGCAGGGCACGGGGTGGGAAGCAGGGCACGGGAGGAGCCAGCAGGGCACGGGAGGGGCCAGCAGGGCAcggggtgggcagcagggcacgGGAGGGGCCAGCAGGGCACGGGAGGAGCCAGCAGGGCAcgggaggggcagcagggcacGGGAGGGGGTCAGCAGGGCACGGGGTGGGCCAGCAGGGCAcggggtgggcagcagggcacgGGGAGGGCCAGCAGGGCACGGGAGGGGCCAGCAGGGCACGGTGGGGTGGGCCAGCAGGGCatggggtgggcagcagggcaccGGGGGGCCCGAGGGCCGCGGGACTCACGCTGGGCAGGGCCGGTGCCACGGGGGCGAATGCCATTCGCACCCCGtcctgccccaggcacagctTCACGGCGGTGGAGGCCAGGAGGTCGCAGAGGGTCGTGGTCTGCACGgccccccccccgcgccgggggctgccccggggaCGGCGGCCCCCCCTCGGGGCTCTCTGCTCGGGGGAGAACGCGGTCAGGGTTGCTCACGCCGTCCTCCGCACGACACCCCCTACCCAGCACCCCGAAAGGGGACGGGGTGCGGCATCCCTGACCCCCCCGGAGCGGGGCCGTGCCCGCGGCGGGGGGGTCGCAGCCGGCCCTACCTTCCTTGATGGGCCGGGCGGGGTCGGCGGGGCCGTGGCTGCGGGGTGGCAGGGTGGGCACCGCGGCCCCCGGCGGCTCCTGAAACACCCCGGAGCACTGGGGATCCAGGTGGGAGCCACATCCCACGCCCTGTGCAGGGTTGGGGTGCACCTGCaccccccttttccccagcacccagagccaccccccGTACCTGCCTGCCCGGGGGCTCCGCCAGGCTCTGCTCCgcagccccctccccgcagGGGCAGTGGGATTCGATGCCAAACTTGACCCTGACCTCGTGCAGAAGCTTCCAGAGCCGGGTCAGGACTGCGGGcggatggggacaggggtgtcAACCCCCCGGCAGTGACCaaagtggggtttttggggctgggggacacacTCACCACGGGTGGGGACGAACTGCGTGGGGACCAGGGATGACACGTGGTGGTCCCGCCCGGGGGTGCACTCCGGTGGCAGCGCCGGACCCTCTGTGTCAGAGAGAGGCTTGTCCCCACTTTGTCCCCGCTGACATCCCCTTTTTCCACCCCTCCCCGTCCCCATACCAGGGCCACTCTCCTCCCGCCTGCTGCGGTGGCAGTCGGGGCACAGCTGGAAGCCACATCTGGCGCAGCTCCAGTGGGAGTTGAAGAAGCCACGCTGGCAGGCGTCACAGAGCTGGGGGGCTCCTTCCCCCCGCCTCCAGCCCGTCACCCCTGCGGGAAACACAGCCTCAgcctccccgtgtccccagtgtccccagtgtcacccccaCCCTGGTCCCTGCTTACCCCCGGGCCCGCCGGGGGCTCCCGGCcacgtgtccctgtccctgcggACGGCGGCGCAGAAGGggtcccccaggacccccagcagGTACTTGgccaggcagaggctgctccccACGTTCCTGACCCCCACGTTCCTGACCCCCGGATCGGGGCCAgccccttccagcagctccccctgGGCCtcccccaggctgcagaggcCATCGACGCTCAGCTCCCCGTTGTCCCCCAGGGCGAACCTGcggggagaggggacagagccgGGGGCGCTCAGAACGGGGTGATGAGACAAGGGCTGAAAACTTGGGGTGGTGGGGGAGGATGTGAGAAAAGGGCAGGATGAGGAAGGGATGCTCAAAAGTAGGGGGAGGGGACTCCCTAAAGCGGGGTGACAGGAGGCGATGCTCCGAAGTAGGGTGACAGGAGAGGGTGCTGTGAAGCGGGGTGACAGAGAGGGTGTCCCAAAGAGGGGTGACAGGAAGGGATGCTCCAAAGTGGGGTGAAGGCAGGGGATGCTCTAAAGAgttgggagagaggaaggaaatgctCTGAAAGGGGGTGATACAAGGGGACTTTCCCAAGTGGGGTGATCAAAAGGGATATTCCAAAGAAGGGGATGCTCCACCGCTGCCCCACACGTCCTGCTGGACCCTTTTCCCCCGCCCTGTGAGCTCACCCCGGGCTCACCTGCGGAAGTGCAGCAGCCTGCAGGTGCTCTCGGggggctcctcctcctcctcctcgccctCGGGGTCCCCCCCGGCGCGGGGGGCGCAGGCACAGCAGCGGGGGATGCTGGGGGGCAGCGCCGTGCAGGGCAGGCTCTGCAGGCACCACGGCTCCCCCGCACGGCTCGGCGGCTCTGGGGACACGGGAAGCGCTTGGGGACACCGCGGAGCCCCATCCACACCAGCTGGGAGGGACTGGCAGcgcccaaggccagcttggacggggcttggagcagcctggggtggtgggaggtgtccctggggcaTGGCAAGGGGTTGGGACTGGATGGGTTTTAGGGTTCCTTCCGACCCAAAGCATTCCGGGATTCTGGGATCCTGTGACTGGCACGCTGCGGCGGGGGCTGGAAACTGGGCCAGAAAGTAGGGCTGGAAagtagggctggagctgagcgGAGGTCAGGCCCGGGgtgccagcacctcctgcctcGGCAATCCCACCCCAGGGTGTCACGCTGCCCCAAAGGGACATTTCGATCCGTGCCCACCCTGGGAATCGCTGCCAGACCCGGTCACGCCGGGGAAAAACCCCAGCGCAGCAGGTTCCGCAGCCCACACGTGTTCCCAGCTGGTGTTGTGGGCGCCGGGAGCCGGGATGCAAAATTCCCTTGGGATcgggcgctgcccccgccctctccccggccccgctgcgcATCCTGTGCATCCTCACCTTCatctcccagctccatcctcctctCCTCGGGGTCCCCCGCGCTCTCCGTGCCATCATCCGGGCACGCGGTGGCCTTGGTGCCCCTCTTGGCCGCCCCGGCGCCCTCGCCGGCAGGGCGGGGCCCATCGGCGGTGCCGTGGGGGCGTTTGGCCGAGCGCTTGCCCTCCCCGGGGGGCTCGGGACCCCCGTCCCGCCGGGAAGCTTTGGGGCGAGGCAGCGACTGCTCCGAGTGCCGCGTCAGCCACGTCTTCTTCAGCTTGGTGTGGTTGCTGGGGGGGCACGGGAAACGCCCCCCGGCCATGCCCAGGGTGGGCTCGAAGGGGTTGGGCACCCCGCAGCCCACCCCCGGGCACCCATCGCAGCCCGGGGTGGGGCAGAGACAGCCCGGGGGGGGCTCCGGCTTGGCCAGAGCCGCTGGGTAGTGCCCGTCCGCCAGCAGGGGCGAGGGGCTGGGCTCCCCGCGTGCCGGGGGCGAGCCGGCCTGGGCGCTTCGGTAGCCCAGGCGCTCATCTTTGGGCTCCGagggccggcccggccccgcgtcCATGGAAAAATCGGCGCCGTGGGGCCGTGCGCCCACCCAGgcccccccgcagccccccgagCCGGGCTGCAGGAGGAACAGGGGGTGGCTGGCGCCGGGGGGAGGCGTGCGGGGATGGGGAGCGGGCACCGCCGAGCTGCCCCCCGCCCGGCCATCCCTCCACGGGGCTCCCGGCAGCTCCGGCACCGCCGGCTCCCCCTCCCCGtctctgtcctgccctgctTGGCTCTTGCCCAGCAGCTGCGGCGCCGCGTGGTTCTTGGTCGAGGAGTGGAACCCGGGTCCTTTCTTGGCGTAAAACTCCTGGAAGGGAGCAGAGGTGCGGTGTCACCCCAGCTGGGGGTCCCCGTCCCGCCTCTGTCACCCACATCCCTGCGAGGCGGTGATGGGGAACATTCCGTtcccctgcctcagtttcccccacggccctgccaggctgggcagccGCCCGGCGCTTCCCGGTGCTCGGGGTTGGCTTCTGGGGTGCCCGTGTCCCCCGCTGCCAGCGTGGGAAAGGAATGGGGAGCCGCAGCGGCACCGGCGGGGTGCGACGGGCGcgcccagggctggcagcgctgCCTCCCGCCGCCCCCGTGCCGCGGCTCCCGCCGCCGTGACTCAGCCCGGGGGTGGCATCAcccgcggggacaccgcggaGCGCAGCGTCACCCCGGCGGCGCTCGGGGGGCTGGGACCCCCCTGCCGAGCTGTGGCGGGGAGCAGAGGGTTGCGCCCCCCCCCCACCCGGGGGTgctgccaggccctgccctggctgcgGGCGGCAGCGTCGCCTTTCGCAACCCGCCTCTCCCAGCCGCgttcaggcagggctggagccgcTGTCACCTCCGGGACCGCCGAGCATCCTCGCTCCGGAGCCTCTCCGAGGTGTCCTACCTTGTTCCCTGAGCTGGAGCACTCGTCGAAGGGGGCCGGAGCGGCCTTGCACCTCGGCGGGACCCCCAGGTAgaggggctgtccccaggcgGGCGCGTAGGGGCCCAAACGCCAGTCCAGGCCGGCGAAGCGCCCGTCGCCCACCGCCCCCGGCCCCTCCGCCCCTGCCCCGCCGAACGGGGGCTCGGCCGGGGGCCCGGTGGGCAGCAGCGAGGACAGGAGGAAGGGGCTGTGCTTGGCCTCCACGAGGAAGGGGCAGTGGCGGAAAGCCGGGGGCTCTCCGGCCGCGTCCCCCGCCGCGCTGCGGGGCTTGCCGGCGGTGCCGGGGCGCGGCGCGTCCAGCCCCGGCACGGGCAGGGGGTAGCGGTGGTACGCGTGGCTGTAGAGGGCCAGCGGGGCCAGCACGGCCTCGGCCCAGCGCGGCCCCGGGTGCTCCTTGCAGGGCTCCCCCCAGCCCGCCTTGGGCTGCCCGTTCCGGGGGGGCAGCAGCGGGGGGAGCTCGGCTCCGTCCTTGGGGCGGCACAGGGAGTCCCGCAGGCACGGCGGGGCCGGTGGGTAGGGGCAGCTCAGGCGGCCACCGGCGAGCTCCCGGACGGGTCCCAAACATCCCTCGGAGCCCCTCCAGGGACATCCTTTCTCCATGCCGTAGCTCAGCTTGCCGGGCTCCGGGTAGCCCTGGAGTCCCAGCTCGGCAGCGGCGCCTCGGGATAAGAGCATCCCGCTGCTCTCCATCGCCCGGGAGTCCTGCGCTGCCTCCGGGGCTCTTCTCCACCGCGCCGGGGTCTCCCCCATCCTCGCGTCGCTGGCCATGCTGCTCCGACACTCATGTGGTGCTCAGCGCCGTCCCGGGCAGGCCGGATCCTGCAGGCAGTGAGGGGGACATTAGGGGGGAACAGCACCCACCCCTGCCCGGGCAGCgctgctggggaaactgaggcacggggaTGCTTGGGGGCGTTGCTGGGGGGGGCTGCCTTCAATccccccagctccatcctcccGTGTTTGGTGGGAGGCGCCCCGGCACGGCGGGGGGATGCCCGGCTCCCGTGCCCCGCGGCATCCGTCGGGACGCACGATCCGGGCGGACACGTGTCTGGGCCGTGTGTCCCCGTCCCATCCCGGCCCTCCTGCGCCCatcccggcggggccggcggccgggACGCACCTCGCGCCCACCAGTCCCTCCGCACCCAGGCTGGCCCCGCGCCCGGCCGCTGGCACCCAGCGTGGGGAGGCCGTGCCCCGCGCAGGTATTCGCCTccggccagggctgggctgcgcTTCCCAGGAGGGCTTCCAGCGAGGGGGGAGCTCCCCGCTCGCAGGGGCCCCTCCTGGGAGAAATGCCTGGGGGGATTTGCAGGATTAACCCTCCTCCGGGACCCGGGCCACACGCAGACGCGGGTGCGGAGCCAGAGCTCGCAGCGCCGGCGGTCGCATCCcttccccgtgtcccccagcccGCCGTGTCCCGCTGCCGGAGCAGCCGAGGGGGACAGAGCCGAGCTCAGCCAGCTCCCGGCCCTGCTGCGGGGTGGGACAGAGCCGCCCCGAGGGTCGCgatggggacaggagcagggtgggGACATGAGCGTGTGTCCCCAGAGCCGCCTGTTCCCGTCACATCTTCCTCCCAGAGAGGGCAAAGTCCCCATTCCCACGATGCTCGGGCACCGTGCCTGTCCGAGCTGGGGcaccctggggcacagggacaccctggggacagccacgCCATCCCTCCAGGGCCAGgctctcccacccagccccatCTCGGGaagctctcccagcacagccccgaggctgcccCACCACCTGCCCTCGTCGCGGTCACCCCGAGGGTGACACTGCCCCAGGGTGACGTTGTGCCCTGTCCTCCATCCCAGCCGGAGCACAGGAAGCTGCTCCCGCTGCTCGGCGAGCATCCCCACTGCCCCACAGCTACCTGGAGGGTCCATCAGGGACCCCAGCGCCGAGGACGAGCGGGGTCTCCGCCGGTGACACCGGGTCCCGGAGAGGCGAAGCCGGGCGGGCGGGAGCACCTAAACCCACAGGCTGAAGGGGTCCGGCTCCGGGATCTGGAGGAGGCAGAAAGCCGCCCGGGCGGCCCTGGGGATGTTCTTCTCCTCgtgctggagctggagtttTTGATCCATTGGCTTGGGAGGCTCCgtgctcctcctgcctttcGTCCTGCGAGCTGGGGCTCCCGGCGGGCTGGGATTCGGGGACGGGGGTGCCCAGGGAGCAGCGGCAGCACGAGCGGGACCTTCCCCCGGCTCTAGGCGGCCCTGAGCATCCTGGGGCGATGACCACGGGACAAGGAGGTGGCAGTGGCTCTGCTCCCCACGAGCGTGCAGCCTCCGCCGGCTCCGGCAGCGACTGGGCGGGCGGGAGGGATGCTGGGGCTGCTGACGCCCGGGAACCGGGAATCGGCGCGGTGCCGGCGGTGCCGCCCAGCCCCGGGGGCACCGGCGGCGGTGCCAAGGCGGGCAGGTGTGCTCTGCCCCGTGCGGGTGAAGAAAGCGCCCTTTGTTCGCCAAGGCCGCCCCGTCACCAATGAAAGGCTCCAGCCGCCCGCTCCGGGCGAAACTGGAACGGGAGAAACACCGGGACGGGCCAAAAGTCCCTGTCCtggtgctggggagctgctggggggggCATGTCCAGCACGGAGCGTGTGGCCATCCTACGGGATGGGAGTCCCcaggaccccaaacccctccgGCTTTGGCCAAAGGTTACAGATCTGGCCTCAAGTCGTGGTCCAGAGCCGTGCCCgtggctcctgcagctgcctggggagcaggcagagctcctCGTGCCCCTGCAGACCCCACAGCAGCCGCCTGGGGAGAGCGGGGTGTGCTCCAAGGGGTGCAGGGGGCCTTGTGGAGCACGGGGATGCTGTGACAGCATCCTGGAGGTGCCACCGTGAccggggatggggagggagTGCCTGGGGCCTctcatccctgccctgcagcccaccAGGATAACACCCATGGCAGCCGTGCCCACTGGGGTCACAcagatcccagctgtgcccaccagGATCACACAGATCCCAGGATCACACAGATTTGAGCCGTGTCCACCAGGATCACACCCATGCCAGCCGTGCCCACCGGGATCACAcagatcccagctgtgcccaccagGATCACACAGATCCCAGCCATGCCCACCAGGATCACATCCATCCCAGCCATGCCCACCGGGATCACATccatcccaggtgtgcccaccAGGATCACAcagatcccagctgtgccctgcagcccacCAGTATCACACccatgccagctgtgcccaccagGATCACAcagatcccagctgtgcccaccacATCACACAGATCCCAGGATCACACAGATTTGAGCCGTGCCCACCAGGATAACACCCATGCCAGCCGTGCCCACCAGGATCCCACAGATCCCAGGATCACACAGATCCCAGGATCACACAGATCCCACCTGTGCCCACCACATCACACAGATCCCAGGATCACACAGATCCCACCTGTGCCCACCACATCACACAGATCCCAGGATCACACAGATCCCAGCCATGCCCACGAGGATCACAcagatcccagctgtgcccaccacATCACACAGATCCCAGGATCACACAGATCCCACCTGTGCCCACCGGGGTCATACAGATCCCAGGATCACACAGATCCCAGGATCACACAGATCCCAGCCATGCCCACGAGGATCACAcagatcccagctgtgcccaccacATCACACAGATCCCAGGATCACACAGGTTTGAGCTGTGCCCACCAGGATCCCACAGATCCCAGGGTCACACCCACCCCAGCCatgccctgctgcccaccaggCAAAAGCCGGGACCCTGTGTGTGCCCCCACACCGTTCCCAAACCCCAGGACCCCCATCACGAGGACACccgaccccaaacccaccagcACCCACTGCAGACGAGCCCTGGAGAGCGAGCAGCAGATCCAGGGGGGTCTCCCAGGTGGACCCCCCCCCCGCTCCTGGGCTCCCGAGGGGCTGGCACTGATGCCAGCAGCGCCGTGCGGGTTTATGTAACCCGCGTGTGTCCCCGGGACGTGCCCGCCTTACATAAACCGCATCCCTGGGCACGGCTGGCCcggcacggctcggcacggcTCGGCAGCGGGCAGGGGGCACGGGAGAAGGGCTGAGGGCAGGCCGGGGCCCGCGGGAGCCCAGCAGAGCCGCGGGCTGCCCGCAGCTCAGCAGCTTCCTCGCGGTCCGGTCCCGCTGGGAGCTGGCAGCGGGGGTTAACCCTTGCTGGGCACGGCTCGGGCCACCGCGTGCCACCGGGGTCACCCGGCCGTGCCAGCTGGCCCCATCCCATGGCCGGCCATAGCGGCACCCCCGAGCCCTGCTCGCccaggaggttttggggtgctgctggctgcaccCAGTGggtgccagggaacagggagggGACCCAGACAGGGCTCGGGGCGAGGGAGAGCCCGCGCCTGCCTGCGATGAGAAGGTGCTGAAAGACGAACTCTTCCCGTGCCCTCCCTCCGTTCCTCAGGAATGATGGATCCGGAAGGGCTGGCACGGAGCTGGCAGCCGGGAGGGACCCCGGGGAAGGGTCCGCAGCGTCCCGGCGTGcccggggggctctgggggtgcccGGGCATCTCGGGGATGTCGCgagggaggggacaggtggGGAGAGGGATGGACGCACCACGCCGAAAACACCAAGGAGGGTCGGTGGCAGCCATTGCTGGGGCAAGGAGCAGGGGGATGATGGAGGGACAACGGGGAATTTCCCACCATGCACCGgggcagcatccctgggcactgtcccctccccacgCCACGCTGCCCTCGGAGTGCCAGGCAGCCTGAAGCCCTGGTGGTGCCTTCCCGGGGCCAGTGCGGTCCCCACGGGGTAGCCACGCTGTGGGACGCTCTGTTGGGGCTCAGCCACTGCTCCCCGATCCCAGGAGCAGATCCGTGCCTGCTCCCACAACCCCTGGCCGGGTCCCTCCACACCCTGCCCGTCCCAGCGCGACCCCCAGAGTGAACGGGGGGGGGTCCAGGCTGGGTTTGAGTTCTGCCAGCTGGGAGATAACCCCCGAGGGGTTCTGCCTTGGTGGCTTGGCACAGAGCTCCGAAATCCTTGGTTTTGCCCCAAATCAGAGGGCGAGCAGAGGGACGGCAACACCCAGGAGCCGAGTGCTGGCCAGAACGCCACCGCGGGAGGCCGGAAACTCCCGAATTAGAGACCTTGGCATCCCTGCCCCGCTCCAGCATGGGGGGGACGCTGTGGGGACGTGGGGCGGAGGGACAttgtccccacggtgtcccctgGGATCATGGGGGGACGCTGTGAGGACGTGGGGTGGAGGGAcagtgtcccctcggtgtcccctgGGATCGTGGGGGGTTCTGTGGGGACGTGGGGCG is a window encoding:
- the HR gene encoding LOW QUALITY PROTEIN: lysine-specific demethylase hairless (The sequence of the model RefSeq protein was modified relative to this genomic sequence to represent the inferred CDS: deleted 1 base in 1 codon), which codes for MASDARMGETPARWRRAPEAAQDSRAMESSGMLLSRGAAAELGLQGYPEPGKLSYGMEKGCPWRGSEGCLGPVRELAGGRLSCPYPPAPPCLRDSLCRPKDGAELPPLLPPRNGQPKAGWGEPCKEHPGPRWAEAVLAPLALYSHAYHRYPLPVPGLDAPRPGTAGKPRSAAGDAAGEPPAFRHCPFLVEAKHSPFLLSSLLPTGPPAEPPFGGAGAEGPGAVGDGRFAGLDWRLGPYAPAWGQPLYLGVPPRCKAAPAPFDECSSSGNKEFYAKKGPGFHSSTKNHAAPQLLGKSQAGQDRDGEGEPAVPELPGAPWRDGRAGGSSAVPAPHPRTPPPGASHPLFLLQPGSGGCGGAWVGARPHGADFSMDAGPGRPSEPKDERLGYRSAQAGSPPARGEPSPSPLLADGHYPAALAKPEPPPGCLCPTPGCDGCPGVGCGVPNPFEPTLGMAGGRFPCPPSNHTKLKKTWLTRHSEQSLPRPKASRRDGGPEPPGEGKRSAKRPHGTADGPRPAGEGAGAAKRGTKATACPDDGTESAGDPEERRMELGDEEPPSRAGEPWCLQSLPCTALPPSIPRCCACAPRAGGDPEGEEEEEEPPESTCRLLHFRRFALGDNGELSVDGLCSLGEAQGELLEGAGPDPGVRNVGVRNVGSSLCLAKYLLGVLGDPFCAAVRRDRDTWPGAPGGPGGVTGWRRGEGAPQLCDACQRGFFNSHWSCARCGFQLCPDCHRSRREESGPEGPALPPECTPGRDHHVSSLVPTQFVPTRVLTRLWKLLHEVRVKFGIESHCPCGEGAAEQSLAEPPGRQEPPGAAVPTLPPRSHGPADPARPIKEESPEGGPPSPGQPPARGGAVQTTTLCDLLASTAVKLCLGQDGVRMAFAPVAPALPSDNRLTSILDSIIARVVEKKIQERQAGAELSPPGSPDPPASHCILAPSGLLWLHDPGHASDYKLFQEHWRQGQPVLVSGLQKRLEPRLWAPESFQPSGQEEEEVEAVNLRAPRSRVRMSSREFWGGFAASTACPEQEQSSGDLLKLESGFGDTELNRATNLRASLPLPEYCGASGRLNLATYLRGQRGQRWLRPRVCVAYGVRPQERNFGTKNLTVEALDSISVLAHAAPAPRELLLPADADELEAPQRERLGESGGPGALWHIFRAEDAARIRDFLRKAAPEPGQEGAATAEPPGRYLDPALRRRLRDECGVSGWSLLQLPGDAVLVPAGAPHQVQSLSGTISVEQQFLSPESAVRLRHLGSGPAGTPRRLRAQLDGMIFAAVREALGVLRGCQ